A window from Zingiber officinale cultivar Zhangliang chromosome 7A, Zo_v1.1, whole genome shotgun sequence encodes these proteins:
- the LOC122002906 gene encoding transmembrane protein 87A-like, with protein sequence MERLDPPVSPPLLGLVVFCGLFLGAFVDASVHSYVGAAFAPKGNAFVLHGGSEGLYASSPDGNATSGSGESFIRFDKITFKRPEEAAQSSKETASFTVQAIVFEVEDRETIGGSAYGGQRAVCCTPDLAKLGACTQGTVIYRTSNQNPKWPQVLTATFSGKDRSTTLPLHTISITRTGMYNLYFIYCDPALKGLVIEGKTVWKNPTGYLPGRMAPLLYFYGFMSLAFVILGLFWFSQYVRFWREVLPLQNCITLVITLGMFEMAWWYFEYAEFNETGLRPMGTTFWAVTFGAVKKTVSRVIILVVSMGYGVVRPTLGGLTSKVIMLGATFFLASEILELVENAGAISDIAGKARLFLVLPVALLDAFFILWIFTSLSKTLDKLQARRLMAKLDIYRKFTNALGVAVVVSVCWIGYELYFKSTDIYNESWQRAWIIPAFWQVLSLSLLCVIAVLWAPSQNSMRFAYSDDGSEDFDREESLSLIKPGPIPPKETHSSTDAKAALVFNTTTNSHNGDIEEDKRE encoded by the exons ATGGAGCGCCTGGATCCGCCcgtttctcctcctcttctcggtTTGGTCGTTTTCTGTGGACTTTTTCTCGGCGCCTTCGTGGACGCCTCGGTGCACAGCTACGTCGGCGCGGCGTTTGCCCCCAAAGGCAACGCCTTTGTCCTACACGGCGGTAGCGAGGGGCTCTACGCCTCTTCCCCCGATGGCAACGCCACCTCCGGCAGCGGGGAGTCTTTCATCCG CTTCGATAAGATTACTTTCAAGCGACCGGAGGAAGCTGCTCAAAGTAGTAAAGAGACTGCTTCTTTTACAGTGCAAGCAATTGTGTTTGAGGTAGAAGATCGAGAAACAATTGGTGGATCAGCCTATGGCGGACAACGAGCTGTTTGCTGCACCCCAGATCTTGCTAAATTAGGTGCTTGCACTCAGGGTACAGTCATTTATAGAACTTCCAATCAAAATCCTAAATGGCCTCAAGTGCTTACTGCAACATTCAGTGGAAAAGACCGTTCTACAACTTTGCCATTGCACACTATTTCCATCACAAGGACTGGGATGTACAACCTGTATTTTATATATTGTGATCCAGCACTTAAAGGATTGGTGATAGAGGGGAAGACTGTGTGGAAAAATCCCACTGGCTATCTTCCTGGAAGGATGGCACCTCTCTTGTATTTTTATGGATTTATGTCTCTTGCATTTGTGATACTTGGATTATTTTGGTTCTCGCAGTATGTGAGGTTTTGGAGGGAGGTTCTTCCACTTCAGAACTGCATAACACTTGTCATCACATTAGGCATGTTTGAAATGGCATGGTGGTACTTTGAATATGCTGAGTTCAATGAAACTGGTCTCCGACCCATGGGAACCACCTTTTGGGCAGTAACCTTTGGTGCAGTAAAGAAAACAGTGTCACGAGTTATTATTCTTGTTGTTTCTATGGGGTATGGAGTTGTCAGACCGACTCTGGGAGGTCTCACTTCTAAGGTGATCATGCTTGGAGCAACATTTTTCCTAGCATCAGAGATACTTGAGTTGGTAGAGAATGCAGGTGCCATAAGTGATATAGCTGGAAAGGCAAGGCTGTTTTTGGTCCTTCCTGTGGCACTACTAGATGCATTCTTCATTTTGTGGATCTTTACTTCTCTTTCCAAAACTCTAGACAAACTCCAG GCGAGGCGGTTGATGGCTAAGCTGGACATCTACAGGAAGTTCACAAATGCTTTGGGTGTTGCTGTTGTTGTATCTGTTTGTTGGATTGGTTATGAG CTTTATTTCAAGTCAACTGACATATACAACGAGAGCTGGCAGAGGGCTTGGATCATTCCTGCCTTTTGGCAAGTTCTTTCCTTATCTCTTCTCTGCGTGATTGCTGTTCTTTGGGCACCCTCTCAAAATTCAATGAG ATTTGCTTACTCAGACGAtggatctgaagattttgatcgAGAGGAGTCACTCTCACTAATAAAGCCTGGACCAATTCCTCCAAAGGAGACTCACAGTTCCACTGATGCCAAAGCAGCTTTGGTGTTCAACACCACCACCAACTCTCACAATGGAGACATTGAGGAAGACAAAAGAGAGTAG